The genome window AATTTATTGTCTGTAAGGAGTGTTGGGAAGTCCTGAGGATGTGTAAAGGGCTATCAAAATGCATGTTTCTTGTAAAGTACACATCTGAGtataactgatttgatttattattgtcacatgtattgggtgggatacagtgaaaagtattgtttcttgcgcgctatataaacAAAACATATGGTTCACAGGgtaaataggggagaaggaaaggagagggtgcagaatgtagtgttacagtcatagctagggtgtagtgaaaggtcAACTCAATATGAGGCCGGTTCATCTGAAGAGTCTGATGAGTTATTTTTCCTCAATTGGTGATGCCCTGTCCTGGTCACTGAAGCTGGAACTCTTTGCCCCAGAGAAGAGGTTGGGAGGAGATTTGAGAGcgttattcaaaatcatgagagatcTGGGCAGTTCATAGGGAGAAAATGCCATTGGCCGAAGGGCTGAGAACCAGAGGAGCGCTGATATTAAGCTGATTGGCTAAAtaaccagaggcaacatgaggagaaaccttttttgGCAgccagtggttagggtctggaatgtgctgcctgagagaggcagattcatgatgtggagatgccggcgttggactggggtaaacacagtaagagttttaacaacaccaggttaaagtccaacaggtttatttggtaacaaataccattagctttcggagcgctgctccttcgtcaagacagtaagaagtttaacaacaccaagttaaagtccaacaggtttatttggtaaacctgttggactttaacctggtcttgttaaacttcttactgtgtttaccccagtccaacgccagcatctccacatcatgacgacctTCGTCAAGAGGCAGATTCAACCAGAGCTTTCAAAGGGAAAGAGAACAggccaagcactggaaaatgggatgagaatacaGGTGCTGGATGACTGGTGCAGACAGGAtggactgaaaggcctctttGTCTACCGTAAACCCCTATCACTGCCCACAGAGAAAAccagcacagacaggatgggctgaatggactcttggATATGCATTGAGCTAGAGACCCTCGCCTGGGGGAGGACTCGAACCCGGCTCTCCTGGCTCAGGGGCAGAGACACTAACCCTGCGCCACCCACTCAGGGACCAGTCGGCCCTGCGGCTCCTCCTTAAATCCTCACGTCACATGCTTCGGATCGCTCCGCCCCGAAACTATTACGTCACCCCACAATGCATCGCGCTATTTGGCGTACACAATCCGTCTCCGTGGCAACGGGCGGCCAATCGGAGAGCTGCATGCAAAACAGGCGGTGTGGAAGACGTCACCGGCAGCCAATGGGGGAGCTCCGTGGTGACATCATGGGCCCGGCGCACGCGTGGCCGAGGGTATATAAAGGAGCGGCCGGGCGGCGAGCGGCAGAGAGCGCGGCAGCAGCGGCCGGAGGGAGAGATACTGAGGCCGGAGCTGAGGCCGCGACAAGCCCGGGGCTCCCGTGTGAGCGCCGGCCCGGGATGGAAACGCCTTTCTACCATGACGACAGCCTGAGCTCGGCCCGCAGCATGAAGAAGACCCTGAGCCTGCCCGTGTCCGGCAGCGGCCTCAAGTCCCAGCGGGAGGCCGAGGCGGCGCTCAGCTCCCCGGACCTCAGCTTCCTCAAGCTGGCCTCGCCCGACCTGGAGCGCCTCATCATCCAGTCGAGCGGCCTGGTGACCACCAGCCCCGGCCCGGCGCCCGGCCTCTACTCGCGGCCCGTGACGGACGAGCAGAACTCGTTCGCGGAGGGATTTGTCAAAGCGCTGGAGGACCTCCACAAACAGAACCAGCTGAGCGGCCCGAGCCCGAGCGGGGGCCCGGGGCCGGCACCAACTCCAGGCCCAGGCCCCGCCGCCAGCCCCGGGCCCGCCGCCCTGCACCACTCCGAGCCGCCCATCTACACCAACCTCAGCACCTACAGCGGCCCGGGGGCCGAGGCGCCCGGGCCCCCGCTCAGCTACAGCCCCGAGGCCGGGCCGGCCTCCTACCCGCCGCTCGGGCAGCCGCTCTGCCCCCAGGCCCGGCTCCAGGCCCCCAAGGACGAGCCGCAGACCGTGCCCGACGTGTCGGGCCTGGGGGACAGCCCGCCGCTCTCCCCCATCGACATGGACACTCAGGAGCGGATCAAAGCCGAGAGGAAGCGGCTCCGGAACCGCATCGCCGCCTCCAAGTGCCGCAAGCGGAAGCTGGAGCGCATCTCCCGGCTGGAGGACAAGGTCAAGAGCCTCAAGTGTCAGAACTCGGAGCTGGCGTCCACCGCCAGCCTGCTGAGGGAGCAGGTCGCCCAGCTCAAGCAGAAGGTGCTGAGCCATGTCAACAGTGGCTGCCAACTGCTGCTCTCCCCCCAGGTACCGGCCTATTAGACCCTGTTGCATGGGCCCCAGTGCAGCActgcaccatccccccccccccccatctccctggGGCCCCAGTGCATCGCTGCATCACCCCAGGGACCCCAGTGCATCGCTGCATCACCCCAGGGACCCCAGTGCATCACTGCATCACCCCTGTGGCCCCAGTGCAGCGCTGCATCACCCCCAATCTGCGTGGGGCCCCAGTGCAGCACTGCATCACCACTGGGGCCCCAGTGCAGCACTGCATCACCACTGGGGCCCCAGTGCAGCGCTGCATCACCCCCAATCTGCGTGGGGCCCCAGTGCAGCACTGCATCACCCCTGGGGCCCCAGTGCAGGGCTGCATCACCCCCCCCATGTCCCTGGGGCCCCAGAGCAGCACTGCATCACCCCCGGGGCCCCAGTGCATCGCTGCATCACCCCCGGGGCCCCAGTGCATCGCTGCATCACCCCAGGGACCCCAGTGCATCGCTGCATCACCCCAGGGACCCCAGTGCATCGCTGCATCACCCCAGGGACCCCAGTGCATCGCTGCATCACCCCAGGGACCCCAGTGCATCACTGCATCACCCCTGTGGCCCCAGTGCAGCGCTGCATCACCCCCATCTCCCTGGGGCCCCAGTGCAGCGCAGCATCACCCCCAATCTGCGTGGGGCCCCAGTGCAGCACTGCATCACCCCTGGGGCCCCAGTGCAGCGCTGCATCACCCC of Mustelus asterias chromosome 26, sMusAst1.hap1.1, whole genome shotgun sequence contains these proteins:
- the LOC144479599 gene encoding transcription factor JunD-like — protein: METPFYHDDSLSSARSMKKTLSLPVSGSGLKSQREAEAALSSPDLSFLKLASPDLERLIIQSSGLVTTSPGPAPGLYSRPVTDEQNSFAEGFVKALEDLHKQNQLSGPSPSGGPGPAPTPGPGPAASPGPAALHHSEPPIYTNLSTYSGPGAEAPGPPLSYSPEAGPASYPPLGQPLCPQARLQAPKDEPQTVPDVSGLGDSPPLSPIDMDTQERIKAERKRLRNRIAASKCRKRKLERISRLEDKVKSLKCQNSELASTASLLREQVAQLKQKVLSHVNSGCQLLLSPQVPAY